CCATACTCTGACAAGTACGATCTGTATAGCGCGATTGTGCTCGCATCTCCCGCCCTTATTCTTTCCGAGAAGGCCAGGATCGGTGTACCACTTTGGTGAAATCCCATTGGAAACAGAACATTATAGTTTCTGGATCTCTTGTATCTAGCTATTATATCTCCAAGCGTATATGTGCGGCCGTGTCCTACGTGTAGTGATCCGTTGGTATATGGCCAAGGTACGGTGATCATAAATTTCTTGCGCTCATCGATTTTAGGTTCGAACACATGATCTCTTTCCCAGGCATTTTGCCATTTCTCATCTATGTTCATATATATCACTCTACTATTAGTACTGCCGCAGCAACGACTGTAGTCCATTCATCATGGCTTAGAACTACAGCTGTCGCTGATATATTACCTGTAGTTAGGATTTTATCCTCAAGAACATACTCCTCTTTTTCCTTATCATAAATTAACTGTGAAGTAGATCCGAAGGTAGAGGAAAGCATTTCAGCAGCGAGCTTCTCTGCAAAAGATCCGGCCACCTTTTCAGTTTCACCGAAGCTATGATGTTCGCTTAGGTAACCCCACTTGCTTTTATCTCTTGGTATCGCATACCCAATAGCTGCTGATATCATTCTATTAAGTTCGTTTGATGTATTCCTTGCTAAAACTGTGAACAATATCTGGCCAGGGGATAGTTTTTTCAGCCCTTCCTCTTTACTAACCATTTTAGCATGTGGAGGAAAAATTGAGCTTATACTGGATAGATTGAATTGGGCAATTCCAGCATCCCTCAGGGCAGCTTCGAATGACTCCAATTGTGTTTCTCCGCGGCCTACTCCTCTGGTAAAGAATATTTCACTTGGCACAAATCCAGACATGCAGAACTGATCTTTATACTTCTTATATTACTTTTGCTGGGTCTTTGAATTATCGGTTTGATTTTACGCGTGTATTTTGCATTGCAGTTTTTTATTACATTAAATTCACGTATGGTGTAAAATTTCACAAATATATATTCGTATCTACTTCAAAAACATTATAAATGTTAATATTCCTATTTAACACTAAATAAATAGACAAAAAAATAAATATTCTAGATGCATGTTTTATATATGGAGTCTTCGTTTTCAAAAGGCTACAAGAAAGACCTTTCCCTTTTCAACTTGGTAATGCTGAATTCAATGGGGATGATAGGCTCTGGATGGCTCTTTGCTGCCCTTTATACATCATCCTATGCTGGATCATTTGGGTCAATAGTGTCTTGGATTTTAGGCGGTGTAATCGTCGCTTTAGTGGCCCTAACGTTCATGGAGGTTTCGTCTGCCTTTCCGCTTGCAGGAGGATCGACACCCATGGGTGAATTCGCCTTTGGGAAACTAGGAGGCTTTATCGCTGGGTGGGGAGCATGGATATCAGACATAATGACGCCGCCAATTGAAGCAGTTGCTATGGTTACTTATCTCTCGTTTTTCGTTAAGGGGCTTATAACGCCATCTGGGATACTTCTTCCGCTTGGTTATCTTGTCGTAATAATCGTATTGATCGTAATATTCTTAATTAATCTGCAAGCAGTAAAGGTATTTGGAAACGTAACGAGTGGAATAATGATTTGGAAATGGGCTGTACCAGCATTAGCTGTCATCACATTGATAAGCCTGGCTTTTCATCCTTCCAATTTTGCTATAGCCGGAAGGTTTTATCAAGGATATTCTGGTATATTCTATGCACTTGTCCTTGGTGGAGTAGTGTTTTCATTTGAGGGTTTCCGCGGGGCCATAAATATGGCTGCTGAATCCCAGCATAGAGACTACATTTGGAAATCGGTAATTATTGCTGTGGGGGGTTGTGCTTGCCCTTTATTTAGCAATACAGGTAGCTTTCATCGGTGCGCTTGATTGGAACAAAGCTGGTGTTTCTCTTGGGGATTGGGGATCTTTAAGCACATCTGTCCTGTTAAGCGGGCCGTTTGCTGAAGAAGCTAAATTTGTTTGATTGGGATGGCTGGTATTTATACTGCTCATAGATGCAGTGGTATCACCAGGGGGTGCAGGGCTCAGCTATGCTGCCTATCCAGCTAGGATTTTTCAATCTATGGCGGAATTTGGATATGCCCCAAAATGGTTCAAGGAGCTTAGTAAAAAGAAGGTGCCTGCTCGTGCACTAATTCTGGGATTTTTTGTTGGCCTCGTATTTCTTTATGAATTTCCAGGTTGGGATCTGCTTCTAGGTATACTCACCTCTACTCTCGTAATAGGCTACGTAATGGGCCCCGCCTCCATAAACATATTAAGAAAGCATGCACCTAACGTTGAAAGGATGTTTATGCTGCGTGGTTCTAGTTTTATTGCCCCGATTGCATTCATCTTTTCTTCACTAATAATATATTGGTCTGGATGGCCTCTGTCCGGAGAAGTCGTAGTTGCTGTCATAGCAGGCTTGTTCATGTTTTCCTATTTCACACATGTAAACGACTTTGATTGGGTAGAGATAAGAAGCGGTATGTGGCTCGTAGCGCTCTTATTTGTCATTGCTGTACTATCAGGTTACGATTTCTGTTAACAATGTTAACAGCCACCTTTGGAAGTTATCATCTGTCTTATGCTTAAACTTCGTGGATATAACCCTATACCCTCTATCCCGTTAGCAAAAGCTTCGGGGATTGCTTTCTTTATTATGTTGTACGACGACTGTAGATCAGCATGAATCAACTTTCCAGTTGCAGATTGGAATATGCCCCTATGAATCCGCTTGCCCATGTATGTGCCATGATGCTCTATGCTCTCATTGTCCAGGAATGAACATTTGCTTGTGTAATCCTCGTTCTGCATTATGACAGTGATCCCAATCTCTTCGGCTTTGTATTTTATCTGGGATATGAGCATGTTGAATGGCAGCTGGACAAAGTTCTGGTTATTCTTCTTTCCCATGTTGGATGAATCCTTCCATCTGTTGTTATGGCCTATAACTATTGTATCGATGTTCATGATCTTTGCATACTCCACAATGGATTTCGAAACCTTATGCATGATGTCCTTGACTTTCCTGTTTCTCTTCATGAAGAGTTTTCTTATCTTCACTGTCTGTTTTCTCTCATTTCCCTGGAGATCGTTTATGCTCCTATACCTTGCAAGCTCCTTGTTGAAGTACTGGTTGATCGATTTGAGCAATCCTGCCTTTACAGCAATCCCTCTTTCATGGATGTTGTTACCTATAGTTACAAGATTCCTCACACCGATGTCGATGCCCATGACCCTTTTCGGTTTTGTTATGGGTATGTCCGCTGTCTCCTTCTCGTACACTATTTCTATCATGTATCCTGTGCCCTGAGGCACTATCCTTACTTCTTTCAGCTTAATTTCATTTTCATTCAGCCTTGTTTTTACCTCCATGTTCATTATCTTAGGGAATTTCAGTATACCATCCCTGATCCTGCACTGCTGATTCGTAAAGACAAGCAGGAACTCACCATCTGTTTCCTTATATCCCGGCAATCTAGGCCTTCCCTTGAATTTATCAGGATGCTTCTTCCATGCTTTCATGGACTTGAAGAATGAATACCATGCCATTACAGTCTTTTTTACTGTCCACTGTGCTGTCTGTGCCGGCAACCTCTGGTAGTTGTTGTGATCCTCTATCTCGGATGGTTCCTGGAATAACTTCACAAGATCCCTATAGCCAGTGAGTTTCTCCCCCTTCAGGAACTGCTGCCTGAGAATGTAGTTGACCTGGTTGTAGAGATTCTTGGAGAGATGGCACATATATGAGATGGTATCATTTTCCTTCAGGTATATCTGTTCTGTTCTCCTAACCTTCATACCCGACCTCGATGTAGTGATTCTTTCGTTTGGAATACATCTTCATGGAGTAAGAGTGCAGCATTGAAACTGTTTCTTCAAAGACTTCCTCAGAATCAAGTTTTGTACTGCCTACTTCCGAGCATGTAAAAGTGCACTTATTGTATATCCGTTCATAAAACACCACTGCTTCATCTGGTCTATCTGGTTCTGAAGATCGTTCTTCTGCTTTGCCGTTGATACACGTTCATACAGCACAGTTTTTCTCTTAACATCCTTGTTAAGGATTTTATAAACGTCTTCCTCATTGTAATTGTATCGTTTGTTCGGCATCACAGTGTACCTGATCCTGCCATCCTTTGAATAGACATGAAGAGTTTTTCTGGATATCTGCAATAAATTCAAAACTTCTTCAGCTTTCATGGTCAATGTATTATACATAATAGGTATACATCATTATCGTTTTAATTAACCATACACTGATCCATCGGTATATGGGGGAATAAACATCGTGCCGTTTCCATATGATTTCATAGTGACTGCCCTAGTGTCACTGGGTTTTTACTTTTTGTCGCAGTCTTCGGGAATTAAGTCAAAATCCCTTGATACGTATTTGTCTGATTTGGAGAGAAGGTGATGTATATGGAGATGAAAACAAAAAAAGCGGTATTGATGAGTTCACTTGCACTATCTATAATTGCATTTCTACTTGCTCTTATCCTTATGCAGCCTAATTCAGCTGGTTATCCAGAAGTACCTGCAGTGCCAACTTACGTATTGTTTGGACTTTCGGCAGCGTCTTTCGCTGTTTTCATATATGAATATTTTACGGCGACTAGGACATAAAATTATAAAACTGTTATTTATTTTCACTTAGAGTTTCTATGTAAATAACATATTTGCGCTGCCCTGAATATTCGAATCCCATCTTTTTGTACAGATCTATTGCAGGGTTACCTTCTGACACGATAAGGGAGACGTCTTCTATTTTCAGGTTCCTCAAGGCCTTAGCCGCCTCGTTCAGTAAAGCCGTTGCTATTCCTTTATTTCTTTGTTCTTTCGAGACGAATAGATCAGATATGAAGTACTCACCTGTACCCAGGTATTTCACAGTTATTAGACCTCCTTGTATCTTCTCACTGCCATAAATGAAGCTTGCTTCTGGTACTATTGTGCTTTCTGTCCCGTTGATTTCCTCTTCGATATAAGTAATCCTACCAGATTCATTGCTTGGCAACAGAGTGAGATCCACGGTGTCTTTGAACGCTTCATATTCTGCTTCAACAAATTCCTTTATCTTTTTTTTATTAAAAGATTCGACCTTTATTGTTTTTACAGATCTATTAGCTAGATCATTTGTTTTGGCGGTAAGTTTTATCCTTGTCACCTTCGAGTATCCAAGCTTTGCCAATATATCATCACACTCATCGTTAGCATTGAATATTTCATCAAGGAAAACTCGTAAGCCACCAGAATTTACGTGGATCCATTCTAAAAGATTCTTGAGGCGGATATCGTTGCAATAGTCCTTTTTCATAAAACCTATATTTCCAATGCTCCTATCGCCGTACATTGAATTGATCATAAAGGCGTATCCCATAACTTCATCCCCATGTATAAGGACGCGATTTTTTATTTCGTTGTTTGTTAATTTTTCTATAAGGATGTTGAATCTCTTTTCGTTGCTAGGGTCTGGATAGTACCGGCTTACGAAATCTATATATGGCCTGAGGATAAGATCCCATCTTAGGTTAGCGTTATCCATATCTATTCCACTTCCTTATGTCTTGTAACGATAAAATGATGATCCATAATCGCCATTGCTATACGGCGTTAGACGTAGAAACAATTTAATAATTGACGGTTATTTTGACGACGATGATAATGGAGAACGAAGAGAGAACAGAAAAATACAACGAAGACGCTCTCCGGTACTCGGAATACTATAAAGGCAAAATTCAAACTATGTCCAAAGTCCCTGTAAGAAGTCTTGACGATTTTTCGATCTGGTATACTCCGGGTGTCGCAGCTGTCTCAAGAAAGATTGCAACCGATCATGATCTCTCTTTTGAGCTGACAGGTAGATGGAACACGATTGCTATTCTTACTGACGGTACCCG
This genomic stretch from Thermoplasma volcanium GSS1 harbors:
- a CDS encoding pyruvoyl-dependent arginine decarboxylase, whose translation is MSGFVPSEIFFTRGVGRGETQLESFEAALRDAGIAQFNLSSISSIFPPHAKMVSKEEGLKKLSPGQILFTVLARNTSNELNRMISAAIGYAIPRDKSKWGYLSEHHSFGETEKVAGSFAEKLAAEMLSSTFGSTSQLIYDKEKEEYVLEDKILTTGNISATAVVLSHDEWTTVVAAAVLIVE
- a CDS encoding APC family permease, producing the protein MESSFSKGYKKDLSLFNLVMLNSMGMIGSGWLFAALYTSSYAGSFGSIVSWILGGVIVALVALTFMEVSSAFPLAGGSTPMGEFAFGKLGGFIAGWGAWISDIMTPPIEAVAMVTYLSFFVKGLITPSGILLPLGYLVVIIVLIVIFLINLQAVKVFGNVTSGIMIWKWAVPALAVITLISLAFHPSNFAIAGRFYQGYSGIFYALVLGGVVFSFEGFRGAINMAAESQHRDYIWKSVIIAVGGCACPLFSNTGSFHRCA
- a CDS encoding amino acid permease, translating into MGWLVFILLIDAVVSPGGAGLSYAAYPARIFQSMAEFGYAPKWFKELSKKKVPARALILGFFVGLVFLYEFPGWDLLLGILTSTLVIGYVMGPASINILRKHAPNVERMFMLRGSSFIAPIAFIFSSLIIYWSGWPLSGEVVVAVIAGLFMFSYFTHVNDFDWVEIRSGMWLVALLFVIAVLSGYDFC
- a CDS encoding RNA-guided endonuclease InsQ/TnpB family protein, with product MKVRRTEQIYLKENDTISYMCHLSKNLYNQVNYILRQQFLKGEKLTGYRDLVKLFQEPSEIEDHNNYQRLPAQTAQWTVKKTVMAWYSFFKSMKAWKKHPDKFKGRPRLPGYKETDGEFLLVFTNQQCRIRDGILKFPKIMNMEVKTRLNENEIKLKEVRIVPQGTGYMIEIVYEKETADIPITKPKRVMGIDIGVRNLVTIGNNIHERGIAVKAGLLKSINQYFNKELARYRSINDLQGNERKQTVKIRKLFMKRNRKVKDIMHKVSKSIVEYAKIMNIDTIVIGHNNRWKDSSNMGKKNNQNFVQLPFNMLISQIKYKAEEIGITVIMQNEDYTSKCSFLDNESIEHHGTYMGKRIHRGIFQSATGKLIHADLQSSYNIIKKAIPEAFANGIEGIGLYPRSLSIRQMITSKGGC
- a CDS encoding GNAT family N-acetyltransferase, whose protein sequence is MDNANLRWDLILRPYIDFVSRYYPDPSNEKRFNILIEKLTNNEIKNRVLIHGDEVMGYAFMINSMYGDRSIGNIGFMKKDYCNDIRLKNLLEWIHVNSGGLRVFLDEIFNANDECDDILAKLGYSKVTRIKLTAKTNDLANRSVKTIKVESFNKKKIKEFVEAEYEAFKDTVDLTLLPSNESGRITYIEEEINGTESTIVPEASFIYGSEKIQGGLITVKYLGTGEYFISDLFVSKEQRNKGIATALLNEAAKALRNLKIEDVSLIVSEGNPAIDLYKKMGFEYSGQRKYVIYIETLSENK